One window of Microbacterium sp. 1S1 genomic DNA carries:
- a CDS encoding FAD-dependent oxidoreductase — protein sequence MRTQTVEADIIVVGGGLAGVSAAVAAARLGRRTVLINNRPVLGGNSSSEVRVWVCGATAHGNQRWARETGIIGEMYRENQFRNPEGNPVYWDDVVLDIVRREPNLTLFLNTEVLEAEATGPDDARRVRSVTGWTMGSEIRTVFRGPLFLDCTGDGLVGRLVGARHRLGKESRSEFGEEWAPEQPVREFLGSTLLFYTKDLGHPVKYVAPESAKDISTTPIPSSRIIRSGDSGAHYWWIEWGGTLDIVDDNEAIRDELRSVILGIWDHIKNSGEFDADNLTLEWIGNIPGKREYRRFIGDYTLRQQDILEQTSFDDGIAFGGWSIDLHPAEGMYATGAGAVQRFSDGVFEIPFRSLYSVNVDNLLMAGRDISATHIAFGAARVMATCAAMGEAAGTAAALCYAHDATPRELYENHRAELRQTLLRADASLIGVANEDAADLARTATVTASSTLRTIGTPERAVADTAPHALVDDLGIVVPVHPRLDSTEVLLSADADTQVTVEVWSTGRPQNVVPAALEHRTVIDVPAGGPSWVRAETPFTPEVPQNAIVVIRANPQVQVHLASDLPPGVLTLVHRVDNDDRNVQVDRDGLLVQWPTKPLRGRVPAFRTSPASEAVAPERAVSGYNRPFGGPHLWASDPEAEGPQWLRLDWEQPVQAHEIRLVFDDDVDLELNTLHHHRSPDEVLPQLVRDYRVEVQPEGSDGWRTVAEERDNRHRLRVHPLPADLGAFTAARLVVERTNGVAEARVIAFRVQS from the coding sequence ATGCGCACCCAGACCGTCGAAGCCGACATCATCGTCGTCGGCGGCGGCCTCGCCGGAGTGAGCGCCGCGGTCGCGGCCGCCCGCCTCGGCCGACGTACCGTGCTGATCAACAACAGGCCGGTGCTCGGCGGCAACTCCTCCTCGGAGGTGAGGGTCTGGGTGTGCGGGGCGACCGCGCACGGAAACCAGCGGTGGGCGCGGGAGACCGGGATCATCGGCGAGATGTATCGGGAGAACCAGTTCCGCAACCCCGAGGGCAACCCCGTGTACTGGGACGACGTGGTGCTGGACATCGTGCGTCGCGAGCCCAACCTCACATTGTTCCTCAACACCGAGGTCCTGGAGGCGGAGGCCACCGGGCCCGACGACGCGCGTCGGGTCCGGTCGGTCACCGGCTGGACGATGGGCTCTGAGATCCGCACCGTCTTCCGGGGACCCCTGTTCCTCGACTGCACGGGTGACGGCCTGGTCGGCCGGCTCGTCGGCGCGCGGCACCGGCTGGGCAAGGAGAGCCGGAGCGAGTTCGGCGAGGAGTGGGCCCCCGAGCAGCCGGTGCGCGAGTTCCTCGGCTCGACGCTCCTCTTCTATACGAAGGATCTCGGGCACCCGGTGAAGTACGTCGCACCGGAGAGCGCGAAGGACATCTCCACCACACCGATCCCCTCGTCCCGCATCATCCGCAGCGGCGACAGCGGCGCGCACTATTGGTGGATCGAGTGGGGCGGCACGCTCGACATCGTCGACGACAACGAGGCCATCCGCGACGAGCTGCGTTCGGTCATCCTCGGGATCTGGGACCACATCAAGAACTCCGGCGAGTTCGACGCGGACAACCTGACGCTGGAGTGGATCGGCAACATCCCCGGGAAGCGCGAGTACCGCCGCTTCATCGGCGACTACACGCTGCGCCAGCAGGACATCCTGGAGCAGACCTCGTTCGACGACGGCATCGCGTTCGGCGGCTGGTCCATCGACCTGCACCCCGCCGAGGGCATGTATGCGACGGGGGCGGGCGCGGTCCAGCGCTTCTCGGACGGTGTCTTCGAGATCCCGTTCCGCTCGCTGTACTCCGTCAACGTCGACAACCTGCTGATGGCCGGCCGCGACATCTCGGCCACGCACATCGCGTTCGGCGCCGCGAGGGTCATGGCGACGTGCGCCGCGATGGGCGAGGCCGCCGGCACCGCCGCCGCCCTCTGCTACGCGCACGACGCCACGCCGCGCGAGCTGTACGAGAACCACCGCGCCGAACTGCGGCAGACGCTGCTCCGTGCCGACGCGTCCCTCATCGGTGTCGCGAACGAGGACGCCGCCGACCTCGCCCGCACGGCTACCGTCACCGCGTCGAGCACCCTGCGGACGATCGGCACCCCGGAGCGCGCCGTCGCCGACACGGCTCCGCACGCGCTCGTCGACGACCTCGGCATCGTGGTGCCCGTACACCCGCGCCTCGACTCCACGGAAGTGCTGCTCAGCGCCGACGCCGACACGCAGGTCACGGTGGAGGTCTGGTCCACGGGACGACCGCAGAACGTCGTGCCCGCCGCGCTCGAGCACCGCACCGTGATCGACGTCCCCGCCGGGGGCCCGTCCTGGGTCCGCGCCGAGACCCCGTTCACCCCCGAGGTGCCGCAGAACGCGATCGTCGTGATCCGTGCGAACCCGCAGGTGCAGGTGCACCTCGCCTCGGATCTGCCCCCCGGGGTGCTCACCCTCGTGCACCGGGTCGACAACGACGACCGGAACGTGCAGGTCGACCGCGACGGTCTGCTGGTGCAGTGGCCCACCAAGCCGCTGCGCGGTCGGGTGCCCGCGTTCCGCACCAGCCCGGCCTCCGAGGCCGTGGCTCCGGAGCGCGCCGTCTCCGGGTACAACCGTCCGTTCGGCGGCCCGCACCTGTGGGCGTCCGACCCGGAGGCGGAGGGCCCGCAGTGGCTGCGCCTGGACTGGGAACAGCCGGTCCAGGCGCACGAGATCCGCCTCGTGTTCGATGACGACGTGGACCTCGAGCTCAACACCCTGCATCACCACCGCAGCCCCGACGAGGTGCTGCCGCAGCTCGTGCGGGACTACCGCGTCGAGGTGCAGCCGGAGGGTTCCGACGGGTGGCGGACCGTGGCGGAGGAGCGCGACAACCGCCACCGGCTGCGGGTGCATCCGCTCCCCGCCGACCTCGGCGCCTTCACGGCCGCCCGCCTCGTGGTGGAGCGGACGAACGGCGTCGCGGAGGCACGCGTGATCGCGTTCCGAGTGCAATCGTGA
- a CDS encoding LacI family DNA-binding transcriptional regulator, with translation MTTSPGGRVLPVARATRTGLIALAVPHLEEPYFAELGSRIVRGADERGLAVLIVQTEGDHAREIDVANGVGLPPIDGLIHIPRSLTVADLTRRTSPGPLVLLGEHIQVSPFTHVTIDNRAAAYTATEHLIAVGCRRIGFVGRRDARPSDAADRRHAGYLEALAAAGIAADPALTAQVDAFTAEEGERVAGAMAAAVPDLDGIVCSNDSVALGALAALQAQGRNVPRDVAVVGIDDIKAARFAVPALSTIAPDHARLVDAAFTELERQIAAPPGADLPVRHVTVGARLVPRASTAR, from the coding sequence GTGACCACCTCGCCCGGCGGCCGCGTGCTCCCCGTCGCGCGGGCCACCCGTACCGGGCTCATCGCGCTCGCGGTGCCGCACCTGGAGGAGCCGTACTTCGCGGAGCTGGGCTCGCGCATCGTCCGCGGTGCGGACGAGCGCGGACTGGCCGTGCTGATCGTGCAGACCGAGGGCGACCACGCCCGTGAGATCGATGTCGCCAACGGTGTCGGCCTCCCGCCCATCGACGGCCTGATCCACATCCCCCGTTCGCTCACGGTCGCCGACCTCACCCGCCGCACGTCGCCCGGGCCGCTGGTGCTGCTGGGCGAGCACATCCAGGTGAGCCCGTTCACGCACGTCACGATCGACAACCGTGCCGCGGCCTACACCGCCACCGAGCACCTGATCGCCGTCGGCTGCCGGCGCATCGGCTTCGTCGGGCGCCGCGACGCGCGCCCCTCGGACGCAGCCGACCGTCGGCATGCCGGGTATCTGGAGGCGCTGGCCGCCGCCGGTATCGCCGCGGACCCCGCGCTCACGGCGCAGGTCGACGCCTTCACCGCGGAGGAAGGCGAACGCGTCGCCGGAGCCATGGCCGCGGCCGTCCCCGATCTCGACGGCATCGTCTGCTCCAACGACTCGGTCGCCCTCGGCGCGCTGGCGGCTCTCCAGGCCCAGGGGCGGAACGTGCCGCGGGACGTCGCCGTCGTCGGCATCGACGACATCAAGGCCGCACGCTTCGCCGTCCCCGCCCTCAGCACCATCGCGCCCGACCACGCGCGCCTCGTCGACGCCGCGTTCACGGAGCTGGAGCGGCAGATCGCCGCGCCTCCGGGGGCCGATCTCCCGGTGCGGCACGTGACGGTCGGCGCCCGGCTGGTCCCGCGGGCGAGCACGGCACGATGA
- a CDS encoding DeoR/GlpR family DNA-binding transcription regulator translates to MLVTERRERILALTRDRGTASIAELAATLQVSEMTVRRDIDQLAEEGAVERIRGGVRARGQQRLVPAPAVSAERRAIAAAAAALVEPGMAVGISGGPAALALARELVRVPELTVVTNALPVSDLFSPPDRADAPYTQTVVLTGGVRTPSQALVGPVAVRALEHLHCDLVFLDAHGLDEQAGITTMNLLEAETNRALMAAGREVVVLAEHSRWGVVGLTTVADLSDIDRLITDDGLHDQARERLAAHVGTLHVAPRDGGDERALATALAD, encoded by the coding sequence GTGCTGGTCACGGAACGCCGCGAGCGCATCCTCGCCCTGACCCGCGATCGCGGTACCGCCTCCATCGCCGAACTCGCTGCCACGCTGCAGGTGAGCGAGATGACGGTGCGTCGCGACATCGATCAGCTCGCCGAGGAGGGCGCTGTCGAGCGCATCCGCGGCGGTGTGCGGGCGCGGGGGCAGCAGCGTCTGGTTCCCGCGCCGGCGGTCTCGGCGGAACGGCGGGCGATCGCCGCGGCGGCCGCGGCGCTCGTCGAGCCGGGCATGGCGGTCGGCATCTCCGGCGGACCCGCGGCGCTGGCCCTCGCGCGGGAGCTCGTGCGGGTGCCTGAGCTCACCGTCGTCACGAACGCGCTGCCGGTCTCCGACCTGTTCTCCCCGCCGGACCGGGCCGACGCCCCGTATACGCAGACCGTGGTCCTCACCGGAGGTGTCCGCACGCCCTCCCAGGCGCTCGTCGGACCGGTCGCCGTCCGCGCCCTCGAGCATCTGCACTGCGACCTCGTGTTCCTCGATGCCCACGGCCTCGACGAGCAGGCCGGCATCACGACCATGAACCTGCTGGAGGCCGAGACCAATCGAGCGCTCATGGCCGCGGGGCGCGAGGTCGTCGTCCTCGCCGAGCACAGCCGCTGGGGTGTGGTCGGACTCACGACCGTGGCCGACCTGAGTGACATCGACCGCCTCATCACCGACGACGGGCTCCACGACCAGGCGCGGGAGCGGCTCGCCGCGCACGTCGGAACCCTGCATGTCGCCCCGCGCGACGGCGGCGACGAACGCGCGCTCGCGACGGCCCTCGCGGACTGA
- a CDS encoding acetylxylan esterase has protein sequence MTVPEPYATWFPDAAFDGSYGRTEADLRAVRPVPAPPGFADRWRRWRREAAAVDAAPVVLSTTEEQGRRVSVVEHSGVDGVRLRAWVVEPLRGAARAGVVHGHGYGGREAVDLARVPDDVAAIYPVARGLGTLNAGIGAPEPTPEHVLAGIDDPEHYVLGLCARDLWLAADVLTSLVGALPLYYVGESFGGGIGALALPWDDRFVGATLIVPSFGQYDERLAVPCLGSGETVRQHVQRHPEAREALRWFDSSTSIGFAEVPVRVEAALWDQYVPPQGQFAVAAGAQDVELAVLPAGHAEYPGSLDVTADAIRGGRAHLERVLVR, from the coding sequence ATGACCGTCCCCGAGCCCTACGCCACCTGGTTCCCCGATGCCGCGTTCGACGGCAGCTACGGCCGGACCGAAGCCGACCTCCGTGCCGTCCGCCCCGTGCCCGCGCCGCCCGGGTTCGCCGACCGCTGGCGGCGCTGGCGGCGCGAGGCGGCCGCGGTGGACGCCGCTCCCGTCGTCCTCTCCACCACCGAGGAGCAGGGCCGGCGGGTGTCCGTCGTCGAGCACTCCGGCGTCGACGGCGTACGGCTGCGCGCGTGGGTCGTCGAGCCACTCCGCGGCGCCGCGCGCGCGGGCGTCGTGCACGGGCACGGCTACGGGGGGCGCGAGGCGGTCGACCTCGCGCGGGTGCCGGACGACGTCGCGGCGATCTATCCCGTGGCCCGCGGGCTCGGCACGCTGAACGCCGGAATCGGGGCCCCCGAACCCACCCCGGAGCACGTGCTCGCGGGGATCGACGACCCCGAGCACTACGTCCTCGGCCTGTGCGCGCGCGACCTGTGGCTCGCCGCCGACGTCCTGACCTCGCTCGTCGGCGCGCTTCCCCTCTACTACGTCGGGGAGAGCTTCGGCGGCGGCATCGGCGCGCTCGCCCTGCCGTGGGACGACCGGTTCGTGGGCGCGACCCTCATCGTGCCGAGCTTCGGCCAGTACGACGAACGGCTGGCAGTCCCCTGTCTGGGGAGCGGCGAGACGGTGCGTCAGCACGTGCAACGCCACCCCGAAGCACGCGAGGCGCTGCGGTGGTTCGACTCCTCCACGAGCATCGGCTTCGCGGAGGTGCCGGTCCGGGTCGAGGCGGCGCTGTGGGATCAGTACGTGCCGCCGCAGGGACAGTTCGCGGTGGCGGCCGGGGCGCAGGACGTCGAGCTGGCGGTCCTCCCCGCCGGTCACGCGGAGTACCCGGGGTCGCTGGATGTGACGGCGGACGCGATCCGCGGTGGTCGCGCACACCTGGAGCGCGTGCTCGTCCGCTGA
- a CDS encoding glucose-6-phosphate isomerase family protein, translated as MPEYQTPPISPMAIAFDAEKLTLSPEGPTLTRRMSDLEGLFRDHDAWAAAAAGEDPIVYTVVSSPVPEIERELPQSITTIMPGDTGGELWMTKGHQHPDHQGEIYLALHGRGGLLMFDGERTEWLDMLPGTIGYIPPGWAHRSVNTGDEPYSFLAVYPGGAGHDYGWVLEHGMGSRAYRGADGVDLRPYAE; from the coding sequence ATGCCCGAGTACCAGACCCCGCCGATCTCCCCGATGGCGATCGCCTTCGATGCCGAGAAGCTCACGCTCTCCCCCGAAGGCCCCACGCTGACCCGGCGGATGTCCGACCTCGAGGGCCTCTTCCGGGATCATGACGCGTGGGCCGCAGCGGCCGCCGGTGAGGACCCGATCGTCTACACCGTCGTCAGCTCGCCCGTCCCCGAGATCGAGCGCGAGCTGCCGCAGTCCATCACGACGATCATGCCCGGCGACACGGGCGGCGAGCTCTGGATGACCAAGGGTCACCAGCACCCCGACCACCAGGGCGAGATCTACCTGGCGCTGCACGGCCGCGGCGGACTGCTGATGTTCGACGGCGAGCGCACCGAGTGGCTCGACATGCTCCCCGGCACGATCGGTTACATCCCGCCGGGGTGGGCGCACCGCTCCGTGAACACCGGCGACGAGCCCTACTCCTTCCTCGCGGTGTACCCGGGAGGCGCCGGCCACGACTACGGCTGGGTGCTGGAGCACGGCATGGGGTCGCGCGCCTACCGTGGCGCCGACGGCGTCGACCTTCGCCCCTACGCGGAATAG
- the xylB gene encoding xylulokinase — translation MIIAHDLGTTGNKASLHHDDGRLIAAVTVPYPAHFAAGGVAEQDPADWWHAVVTATRDLLARTGTAPAEVAGLVVSGQMMGAVLLDADGEPARSAIIWADTRAGAQQRELEAAVGAERAYGILGHRLNPTYSLEKVMWVRDNEPEVWERVRRVCVAKDFIVLRLTGRLATDRSDASGTNAYDQLAGTWSSEILAAARLDPALFPEILDSTQVAGPLTAAAADVLGLHTGVQVVMGGGDGPLAAVGSGIVAPEDGAYVCLGTSSWISFATDAPLHDPAMRTFTFDNVVPASFVPTATMQAGGASVQWIAEALSVDPAHPETGRLVAEAASDVDTDDLYFLPYLLGERSPLWDPDARGAFVGLARHHGRAHLMRAVLEGTAFNLLTCIQAFREAGATINRIDAVGGGAQSDVYLAVLADVWGVPVRRRTIVEEANSLGAAVTGAVGLGLTDFSAARALSEVTAEFAPDPSRHAVYAERHARFTDAYTALAPWFAGRRH, via the coding sequence ATGATCATCGCCCACGACCTCGGCACGACCGGGAACAAGGCGTCGTTGCACCATGATGACGGTCGCCTGATCGCGGCGGTCACCGTGCCGTACCCGGCGCACTTCGCGGCCGGCGGCGTCGCCGAGCAGGACCCGGCCGACTGGTGGCACGCGGTCGTCACGGCGACCCGGGACCTCCTCGCGCGCACCGGTACCGCCCCCGCCGAGGTCGCGGGGCTCGTGGTGAGCGGTCAGATGATGGGGGCCGTGCTGCTCGACGCCGACGGCGAGCCCGCACGTTCGGCGATCATCTGGGCCGACACCCGCGCCGGCGCCCAGCAGCGCGAGCTTGAGGCGGCGGTCGGTGCCGAGCGCGCGTACGGCATCCTCGGTCATCGTCTCAACCCCACCTACTCGCTGGAGAAGGTCATGTGGGTGCGCGACAACGAGCCCGAGGTCTGGGAGCGGGTGCGCCGGGTGTGCGTCGCGAAGGACTTCATCGTGCTGCGGCTGACCGGGCGCCTCGCCACGGATCGCTCCGACGCCTCGGGCACCAATGCCTACGACCAGCTCGCCGGCACGTGGTCGTCGGAGATCCTCGCCGCCGCGCGGCTCGACCCCGCCCTGTTCCCCGAGATCCTGGACTCGACCCAGGTCGCCGGTCCCCTCACCGCCGCCGCCGCCGACGTGCTCGGGCTGCACACCGGGGTCCAGGTCGTGATGGGCGGCGGCGACGGACCGCTCGCCGCGGTGGGGTCCGGCATCGTGGCTCCGGAGGACGGCGCCTACGTCTGCCTCGGCACGTCCTCGTGGATATCGTTCGCGACCGACGCGCCGCTGCACGATCCCGCGATGCGCACCTTCACGTTCGACAACGTCGTCCCGGCGTCGTTCGTGCCGACCGCGACCATGCAGGCGGGCGGTGCCTCGGTGCAGTGGATCGCCGAAGCCCTCTCCGTCGATCCCGCGCACCCGGAGACGGGCCGCCTCGTCGCCGAAGCCGCGAGCGACGTCGACACCGACGACCTCTACTTCCTCCCCTACCTTCTCGGCGAGCGCTCCCCCCTGTGGGATCCCGACGCCCGCGGCGCGTTCGTCGGCCTCGCCAGGCACCACGGACGGGCCCACCTGATGCGCGCCGTGCTGGAGGGGACGGCGTTCAACCTCCTCACCTGCATCCAGGCGTTCCGGGAGGCCGGCGCGACGATCAACCGCATCGACGCCGTCGGGGGCGGGGCGCAGAGCGACGTCTACCTCGCCGTCCTCGCCGACGTCTGGGGCGTGCCCGTGCGGCGTCGCACCATCGTAGAGGAGGCGAACAGCCTCGGCGCCGCGGTCACGGGGGCCGTCGGCCTCGGCCTCACCGACTTCTCCGCCGCTCGGGCGCTCAGCGAGGTCACGGCGGAGTTCGCGCCGGACCCCTCCCGTCACGCGGTCTACGCCGAACGCCACGCGCGCTTCACCGACGCCTATACGGCTCTCGCGCCGTGGTTCGCCGGGAGGCGGCACTGA
- a CDS encoding phosphoglycerate dehydrogenase, whose product MGVILVTSRSFSDGDLDLVARAAQAGHRILRGPAHHDLDELRVLLHGADAWIAGTGPVTDAHLAAGPKLKVVARYGVGTEAVDLAAARERGIPVTNTPGANADAVADHAVGLMLAALRTIPDGDRRVRAGDWSVRRGRELGAATVGIVGFGRIGQGVARRLGGFGPRLLATDPFLPADLVRDRGAEPVDLDALFRTADVITLHAPGGQRLVDADRLAGMRPGTVLVNTARGDLVDEQAVADALHDGTLAGYAADTLDGDTAAHDSPLLAADLTDRVIVTPHLGAQTTQAVDNMGALSLDDVLAILRGAEPAHPVPVSAPEETR is encoded by the coding sequence ATGGGCGTCATCCTCGTCACGAGCCGCTCCTTCTCGGACGGCGACCTCGACCTGGTCGCGCGAGCCGCCCAGGCCGGGCACCGGATCCTCCGCGGCCCCGCCCACCACGACCTCGATGAGCTGCGCGTGCTGCTGCACGGTGCCGACGCCTGGATCGCCGGGACCGGACCCGTCACCGACGCGCACCTCGCCGCCGGCCCGAAGCTCAAGGTCGTCGCGCGCTACGGGGTCGGTACCGAAGCGGTGGACCTGGCGGCGGCGCGGGAGCGCGGCATCCCGGTGACGAACACCCCCGGCGCGAACGCCGATGCGGTCGCCGATCACGCGGTCGGCCTCATGCTCGCCGCGCTGCGCACCATCCCGGACGGCGATCGCCGCGTGCGGGCCGGAGACTGGAGCGTGCGCCGCGGACGCGAACTCGGGGCGGCGACCGTCGGCATCGTCGGTTTCGGGCGGATCGGCCAGGGGGTTGCGCGGCGGCTCGGCGGTTTCGGTCCGCGGCTGCTCGCCACCGACCCTTTCCTCCCCGCCGACCTCGTGCGGGACCGCGGCGCCGAGCCCGTCGACCTCGACGCCCTGTTCCGCACCGCCGACGTCATCACGCTGCACGCCCCCGGTGGTCAGCGCCTCGTCGACGCCGATCGCCTCGCCGGTATGCGGCCGGGCACGGTGCTCGTCAACACCGCCCGCGGTGACCTCGTGGACGAGCAGGCCGTCGCCGACGCGCTCCACGACGGCACCCTCGCGGGTTACGCGGCCGACACCCTCGACGGGGACACCGCCGCGCACGACAGCCCTCTGCTCGCCGCAGACCTCACCGACCGCGTGATCGTCACACCGCACCTCGGCGCCCAGACCACCCAGGCCGTCGACAACATGGGGGCGCTGTCCCTCGACGACGTGCTCGCCATCCTGCGTGGCGCCGAGCCCGCGCACCCCGTCCCCGTGTCCGCTCCCGAGGAGACCCGATGA
- a CDS encoding shikimate dehydrogenase family protein encodes MTTAATSSAPSTTADYMGFVGVTTASSSIMKVFPLWADILGLPTRTLVGHDLPMDADPAQYRALVEQIRDDPHHRGALVTTHKMNVYAAASDLFDELDPFAVSCAEISSIAKRGSTLSGRAKDPITVDLALRDFLPADHFARTGAEVVILGAGGSGTALSWALAEREDAPSLITVTARTQDKLDHLREVHRQHGTPEGLLRYVVTETPEEADALVAAAPAGSVIANATGLGKDRPGSPLTDAVAFPEGAYVWEFNYRGSLEFLHQAEVQEDDRGLHVVDGWRYFIHGWSQVVADVFDLDLTPETVERLADAAESVR; translated from the coding sequence ATGACCACCGCCGCGACGTCCTCCGCACCGTCCACCACCGCCGACTACATGGGGTTCGTGGGTGTCACCACCGCCTCGTCGTCGATCATGAAGGTGTTCCCGCTGTGGGCCGACATCCTCGGACTCCCCACGCGGACCCTCGTCGGCCACGACCTGCCGATGGATGCCGACCCCGCCCAGTACCGCGCCCTGGTCGAGCAGATCCGCGACGACCCGCACCACCGCGGCGCGCTCGTCACCACCCACAAGATGAACGTGTACGCGGCGGCGTCCGACCTGTTCGACGAGCTCGACCCGTTCGCGGTGTCCTGCGCCGAGATCTCCAGCATCGCCAAGCGCGGGTCCACGCTGTCCGGCCGCGCGAAGGACCCGATCACGGTCGACCTGGCGCTGCGCGACTTCCTCCCCGCCGACCACTTCGCGCGCACCGGGGCCGAGGTCGTGATCCTGGGTGCGGGCGGCTCCGGCACCGCGCTGAGCTGGGCCCTCGCCGAGCGGGAGGATGCCCCGTCCCTCATCACCGTGACCGCGCGCACGCAGGACAAGCTCGACCACCTGCGCGAGGTGCACCGCCAGCACGGCACCCCCGAGGGGCTGCTCCGCTACGTCGTCACCGAGACGCCGGAGGAGGCCGACGCGCTGGTCGCCGCCGCCCCCGCGGGATCGGTCATCGCGAACGCCACCGGGCTCGGCAAGGACCGCCCGGGCTCCCCGCTGACCGACGCCGTCGCGTTCCCCGAGGGCGCGTACGTGTGGGAGTTCAACTACCGCGGATCGCTGGAGTTCCTGCACCAGGCCGAGGTGCAGGAGGACGACCGCGGTCTGCACGTCGTCGACGGGTGGCGCTACTTCATCCACGGCTGGTCGCAGGTCGTGGCGGACGTGTTCGACCTCGACCTCACGCCCGAGACCGTGGAGCGCCTGGCGGACGCCGCGGAGTCGGTGCGCTGA